AGTGGGAGCCGGTGGATTCTTTCCAGGCTAACTGCTGGTTCGTGTACCAGGGGAGACTACGCAAGCGCTGGGCGCTCAATGCGCCGCAGACCGGCAACCTGGTGGGCAAGCTCAATGTGGCGGTGGGTTTCGCTCTGGACCCACGCTACCAGCCGAAGGACTCGGGCGACGACTGCCCGTGCCGGAACACGCAGAACCCCGGAGGATAGCTGCAGTCAGGTTGGAAACCGGCCGGACGACGGGAGGGAACTGGATTGATCGATTACCTGACACTCCTGCTGGTCAACATGAGCGCGGGCTATGCGCTTCTGGCGTGGTTCGTGCTGAAGGGGTTGGACGCGCCCGACAAGCGCGTCTGGGCCGGGGGCTTCGCGGTTGTTGGGCTGGTAGCCACGGCCTTCGGCGGTCACCTGACTGTGAACTGGCTGTTGCCGGGCGCGTATAGCTCCATGTACGGCGAGATGTCCGTGCTTTTCGGCGCGGTCTACCTGGGCGCCGCTTTGTGCATGGCGTTGGGTTGGGACCTGACCGCGGTTGCGGGGTACGGCGTCTTGGCCGGTGCGGCCGCCGTACTGCTGGGCGTGCGGATGATCGACCTGAAAATGACCCAGATGCCGCTGCTGTCCGGTGCCGGGTTCATCCTGTCGGGTATGGGTGGGGTGTGCGCTCTGCCGGTCTGGCTCTGGTTCAGGGAGCACCGGCTGGTGCGCATCGCTGGGATGCTGGCGATGCTGGGTGCGGCGGCGATCTGGGCGTTCATCGGGTTCATGGCGTACTGGGGTCACGCGGAATCCTTCGGCGAGTGGGTGCCCCTGCTCATGCGGGGTGCCCAAGGGCCGGAGTGATCTGTTGGCCGGGGTGGTACCGAGCACGGCGGGCGCGGGTTTCCTTGACTTGCCGTCACAGCGTCGCCTATAATCCGCCTCGCGGAACAAGTGTAGTGCGCTCCACCGAGTTGGACTTTGCCACGAGCAGGGGGATGTGTTTCTGTGTCTGACGACGATCTTGATCTTGATCTCGACCTGGATTCGCCGCCGGATCCCCCGAAAAAGCGCGGGCTGTTCGGGCGAGCCAAGCCCCCGGACAAACCGGCTGAAGACAAGGGGGCGGAAGGCGAAGCCGAGGCCCGCAAGCCTGAGGTCGTGCCTGCGCACAAGCCCAACGTCTTCGAGCGCATCGCCACTCCGGTTGCCGAAGGCGCCGCGAAAGCGTCGCCGACGGGCTGGAGCCTGAAAACTTTCCTGCTCGGTTTCATCGGGCTCGTTGTTCTGGTGCTGCTTGCCGAGAACTGGCCGGCAATGCGTCTGAATTTCATCGGCCTGCATGTGGATGTTCCCAAATCCGTGGTTCTGCTGGTTACATTCGGCCTGGGGTTTGGGGTAGCGTGGCTGACCTTCCGCCGTCGTGGAGAGCCCGGCCAGCCGAAGATTTGAAAGCTCGTCATGCCGTGGGGGATACCCTTGAGACACCGCCGACCGCTGGGCTTGTTCACCGTCGCCGCGATCCCCTACCTCCTGCTTTCCTCATCCCAGCAGGCAGGCATTGTCACGCACCTGTACCCGGACGGTTCCGGGGAACGGGCCACG
The sequence above is drawn from the Armatimonadota bacterium genome and encodes:
- a CDS encoding DUF981 domain-containing protein, with protein sequence MIDYLTLLLVNMSAGYALLAWFVLKGLDAPDKRVWAGGFAVVGLVATAFGGHLTVNWLLPGAYSSMYGEMSVLFGAVYLGAALCMALGWDLTAVAGYGVLAGAAAVLLGVRMIDLKMTQMPLLSGAGFILSGMGGVCALPVWLWFREHRLVRIAGMLAMLGAAAIWAFIGFMAYWGHAESFGEWVPLLMRGAQGPE
- a CDS encoding LapA family protein, whose protein sequence is MSDDDLDLDLDLDSPPDPPKKRGLFGRAKPPDKPAEDKGAEGEAEARKPEVVPAHKPNVFERIATPVAEGAAKASPTGWSLKTFLLGFIGLVVLVLLAENWPAMRLNFIGLHVDVPKSVVLLVTFGLGFGVAWLTFRRRGEPGQPKI